A single region of the Kineosporiaceae bacterium SCSIO 59966 genome encodes:
- a CDS encoding adenylosuccinate synthase translates to MPGIVLVGAQWGDEGKGKATDALGARVDYVVKFNGGNNAGHTVVVGGEQYALHLLPAGILTPGVTPVIGNGVVVDLAVLFEEIDALTARGVDCSALQVSANAHIIAPYHRVIDKVGERFLGKRRIGTTGRGIGPAYADKMNRVGVRVQDLFDEHILRQKVEGALDQKNHLLVKVYNRRAITVDEVVEELLSYTDRLAPMVRDTALELHRALGRGDTVLFEGGQATLLDVDHGTYPFVTSSNATAGGACTGTGVPPNSIDRVIGVAKAYVTRVGEGPFPTELHDEWGQRLREAGGEYGTTTGRPRRCGWYDAVVARYSARINGITDLVLTKLDVLTGIERIPVCVGYRVDGRLVEEMPFSQSDVHHAVPQYEYLEGWTEDVSGARVFEDLPPAAQRYVLAVEELSGARISAIGVGPEREQTVVRHDLLG, encoded by the coding sequence ATGCCCGGCATCGTGCTCGTCGGCGCCCAGTGGGGTGACGAGGGCAAGGGCAAGGCGACGGACGCCCTGGGCGCCCGGGTCGACTACGTCGTGAAGTTCAACGGCGGCAACAACGCCGGCCACACCGTCGTGGTCGGTGGCGAGCAGTACGCGCTGCACCTGCTGCCGGCGGGGATCCTCACCCCGGGGGTCACGCCCGTCATCGGCAACGGCGTCGTCGTCGACCTCGCCGTCCTGTTCGAGGAGATCGACGCGCTGACCGCCCGGGGCGTCGACTGCTCCGCGCTGCAGGTCTCGGCCAACGCGCACATCATCGCCCCCTACCACCGGGTGATCGACAAGGTCGGTGAGCGGTTCCTCGGCAAGCGCCGGATCGGGACCACCGGCCGGGGGATCGGCCCGGCCTACGCGGACAAGATGAACCGGGTCGGCGTCCGGGTGCAGGACCTGTTCGACGAGCACATCCTGCGGCAGAAGGTCGAGGGGGCGCTCGACCAGAAGAACCACCTGCTGGTCAAGGTGTACAACCGGCGGGCCATCACGGTCGACGAGGTCGTCGAGGAGCTGCTCTCCTACACCGACCGGCTGGCGCCCATGGTCCGGGACACCGCCCTGGAGCTGCACCGGGCCCTGGGCCGGGGCGACACCGTGCTGTTCGAGGGCGGGCAGGCCACGCTGCTGGACGTCGACCACGGCACGTACCCGTTCGTCACGTCGTCCAACGCCACCGCCGGCGGTGCCTGCACCGGCACGGGCGTGCCGCCGAACTCGATCGACCGGGTGATCGGGGTCGCCAAGGCGTACGTCACCCGGGTCGGGGAAGGGCCGTTCCCGACCGAGCTGCACGACGAGTGGGGCCAGCGGCTGCGGGAGGCCGGCGGCGAGTACGGCACGACGACGGGCCGGCCACGGCGGTGCGGCTGGTACGACGCGGTCGTCGCCCGGTACTCCGCGCGGATCAACGGGATCACCGACCTCGTGCTGACCAAGCTCGACGTGCTGACGGGCATCGAGCGGATCCCGGTGTGCGTCGGCTACCGGGTCGACGGTCGGCTCGTCGAGGAGATGCCGTTCTCGCAGAGCGACGTCCACCACGCCGTGCCGCAGTACGAGTACCTCGAGGGGTGGACCGAGGACGTCAGCGGTGCCCGCGTCTTCGAGGACCTGCCGCCGGCCGCGCAGCGCTACGTGCTGGCGGTGGAGGAGCTCAGCGGGGCGCGGATCTCCGCGATCGGGGTCGGGCCGGAGCGTGAGCAGACCGTCGTCCGGCACGACCTGCTGGGCTGA
- a CDS encoding DUF3151 domain-containing protein, with product MSTAGENLLGGPPPTLLPEDHPDTEVARALAGDASPLELAASHPASSLAWAVLAEQALADGREVEAYAYARTGYHRGLDALRRAGWRGHGPVPASHEPNRGFLRALAALGRAAAAIGEDDEAQRVAAFLLDCDPTFTG from the coding sequence ATGTCCACCGCTGGCGAGAACCTGCTGGGCGGCCCGCCGCCCACCCTGCTGCCCGAGGACCACCCCGACACCGAGGTCGCCCGTGCCCTGGCCGGTGACGCGTCCCCGCTCGAGCTGGCCGCCTCGCACCCGGCGTCCAGCCTGGCGTGGGCCGTGCTCGCCGAGCAGGCCCTGGCCGACGGGCGGGAGGTCGAGGCCTACGCGTACGCCCGGACCGGGTACCACCGCGGGCTCGACGCGTTGCGGCGCGCCGGCTGGCGCGGCCACGGACCGGTCCCGGCCTCGCACGAGCCGAACCGCGGCTTCCTGCGGGCCCTGGCCGCGCTGGGCCGGGCAGCCGCCGCGATCGGGGAGGACGACGAGGCGCAGCGGGTCGCGGCGTTCCTGCTGGACTGCGACCCGACGTTCACCGGCTGA
- a CDS encoding STAS domain-containing protein: MIQLESSSTSTVLTVVGDLDLAERDQFPEIAARVSGLRRQLLVVDMCRTTFLDSTGAAFLISLADALGRRGGVTVLRGVSERDRFVLEVCGVLDLFRIDDEHHCGSTDTAAAGPWRVERG; the protein is encoded by the coding sequence GTGATCCAGCTGGAGTCGTCGTCGACGTCGACGGTGCTCACCGTGGTCGGGGACCTCGACCTGGCCGAGCGAGACCAGTTCCCCGAGATCGCCGCCAGGGTGAGCGGGCTGCGCCGCCAGCTGCTCGTCGTGGACATGTGCCGGACGACGTTCCTCGACTCCACCGGCGCCGCCTTTCTCATCTCGCTCGCCGACGCACTGGGACGACGCGGTGGGGTGACGGTGCTGCGGGGGGTGTCCGAGCGGGATCGGTTCGTGCTCGAGGTGTGCGGGGTGCTGGACCTGTTCAGGATCGACGACGAGCACCACTGCGGCAGCACCGACACGGCCGCGGCCGGACCCTGGCGGGTCGAGCGCGGCTGA
- a CDS encoding SpoIIE family protein phosphatase, translating into MRVVATAGDVPPPGRDAAGLPRPAETDPAADPVAGQLVGLTTGPLRVVGHARYPDGTLTRWLETQLCLHVEPDVVPPGECLSLPVPGRRGVLGLLVVGIPDGGLADDDLALLQESARRVGLSLENARLYAREHQLAETLQRTMLPEQSGVPGLDVWSFYAPNLDHAQVGGDWYDVLQMGPDAVGLVVGDVVGHDVEAAAAMGQLRSVVRAYAYEADDPGQVLMRVDQLVTGMRIPRSASLVLVTLARVDEGVWELQWSRAGHLPPLLVSGGEVAVLSEGGGTLVGVGDRPRHTGSRTLGPGDVLVLYTDGLIERRSRPLMDGLQMLREVCADLTATDAAGIGEELLAALGDEPEDDMAVVVLRVPEDDTTAVVPGDGPRQRRWQLPGDPSSIGRARHLTVQACRAWSLGCASEAELVVSELVGNAVLHGWGPVGLRLRHGARGLVIEVDDANPAPPSAVEAADRGVGGYGLHVVQRLAEWGWHRSGAGKTVWARVPDRV; encoded by the coding sequence GTGCGGGTCGTGGCCACCGCCGGGGACGTCCCCCCGCCCGGGCGGGACGCGGCCGGGCTGCCGCGCCCCGCGGAGACCGACCCGGCCGCCGACCCGGTGGCCGGCCAGCTGGTCGGCCTCACCACCGGTCCGCTGCGGGTCGTCGGGCACGCCCGGTACCCGGACGGGACCCTGACCCGCTGGCTGGAGACCCAGCTGTGCCTGCACGTGGAGCCGGACGTCGTCCCGCCGGGGGAGTGCCTGAGCCTGCCGGTCCCGGGACGGCGCGGCGTCCTCGGCCTGCTCGTCGTCGGCATCCCGGACGGCGGGCTCGCGGACGACGACCTCGCCCTGCTCCAGGAGTCCGCCCGGCGGGTGGGGCTGTCGCTGGAGAACGCCCGGCTCTACGCCCGGGAGCACCAGCTCGCCGAGACCTTGCAGCGCACGATGCTGCCCGAGCAGTCCGGGGTGCCCGGCCTCGACGTCTGGTCGTTCTACGCCCCCAACCTCGACCACGCCCAGGTGGGTGGTGACTGGTACGACGTCCTGCAGATGGGCCCGGACGCCGTCGGTCTCGTCGTCGGCGACGTCGTCGGCCACGACGTCGAGGCGGCCGCGGCCATGGGCCAGCTGCGCTCCGTCGTGCGCGCGTACGCCTACGAGGCCGACGACCCCGGTCAGGTGCTCATGCGGGTGGACCAGCTCGTCACCGGGATGCGGATCCCCCGCTCGGCCAGCCTCGTCCTGGTGACGCTGGCACGGGTGGACGAGGGAGTGTGGGAGCTGCAGTGGTCGCGGGCCGGCCACCTGCCGCCGCTGCTCGTCAGCGGCGGTGAGGTGGCGGTGCTCTCCGAGGGCGGTGGGACGCTCGTCGGTGTCGGCGACCGACCCCGGCACACCGGCTCGCGCACCCTCGGGCCCGGGGACGTCCTCGTGCTGTACACCGACGGGCTCATCGAGCGTCGGTCCCGCCCGCTGATGGACGGGCTGCAGATGCTCCGCGAGGTGTGCGCCGACCTCACGGCGACCGACGCCGCGGGCATCGGCGAGGAGCTGCTCGCCGCGCTCGGCGACGAGCCGGAGGACGACATGGCCGTGGTGGTGCTGAGGGTTCCCGAGGACGACACGACCGCGGTCGTCCCCGGCGACGGGCCCCGGCAGCGACGCTGGCAGCTGCCGGGCGACCCCTCGTCCATCGGCCGGGCGCGGCACCTCACCGTGCAGGCCTGCCGGGCGTGGTCCCTGGGCTGCGCGTCCGAGGCCGAGCTCGTCGTCTCCGAGCTGGTCGGCAACGCCGTGCTGCACGGCTGGGGTCCGGTGGGTCTGCGGCTGCGCCACGGCGCCCGCGGTCTCGTCATCGAGGTCGACGACGCGAACCCGGCGCCGCCGTCCGCCGTCGAGGCAGCGGACCGTGGGGTCGGTGGGTACGGCCTGCACGTCGTGCAGCGGCTCGCCGAGTGGGGCTGGCACCGGTCGGGCGCGGGGAAGACCGTCTGGGCCAGGGTGCCGGACCGGGTCTGA
- a CDS encoding STAS domain-containing protein has translation MHVILGGRKTRVVLTGEIDAELGPDLIEAAAEAEDAGRPVEVDARYVSFMDSTGVAFLARLASRCEGRLVLIRPPDLVRFLIDVTAIREVLDVTDTDPGVDPTTPSDDPA, from the coding sequence GTGCACGTCATCCTCGGCGGCCGCAAGACCAGGGTGGTGCTCACCGGCGAGATCGACGCCGAGCTCGGACCGGACCTCATCGAGGCAGCCGCGGAGGCGGAGGACGCCGGCCGGCCGGTGGAGGTGGACGCCCGGTACGTGTCGTTCATGGACTCCACCGGCGTGGCGTTCCTCGCTCGGCTGGCGTCGCGCTGCGAGGGGCGGCTGGTGCTGATCCGCCCGCCGGACCTGGTCCGGTTCCTCATCGACGTCACCGCGATCCGCGAGGTGCTCGACGTCACCGACACCGACCCAGGTGTCGACCCGACGACGCCGTCCGACGACCCGGCCTGA
- the fbaA gene encoding class II fructose-bisphosphate aldolase has protein sequence MPIATHEVYAEMLDRAKAGSFAYPAINVTSSQTLNAAIRGFAEAESDGIIQVSTGGAEYLSGPTVKDMVLGAQALAEYAHHVAKAYDVQIALHTDHCPKDKLDGFVRPLLEISRQRVAEGREPLFQSHMWDGSAVPLEENLQIARELLEQCRQANVVLEIEVGVVGGEEDGVVGEINEKLYTTPEDAIATVEALGTGENGRYLTALTFGNVHGVYKPGNVKLRPEILKAAQEAAGERTGVERPFDLVFHGGSGSTAEEIATACDYGVVKMNVDTDTQYAFTRPVADHMFRNYDGVLKVDGEVGNKKQYDPRAWGKAAEAGMAARVVEACQHLRSAGRRMR, from the coding sequence ATGCCCATCGCCACCCACGAGGTCTACGCGGAGATGCTCGACCGCGCGAAGGCCGGCTCGTTCGCCTACCCGGCGATCAACGTGACGAGCTCGCAGACCCTCAACGCGGCCATCCGCGGCTTCGCGGAGGCCGAGAGCGACGGGATCATCCAGGTGTCCACCGGCGGGGCGGAGTACCTGTCGGGCCCCACGGTCAAGGACATGGTGCTCGGGGCGCAGGCGCTGGCCGAGTACGCCCACCACGTCGCCAAGGCCTACGACGTCCAGATCGCCCTGCACACCGACCACTGCCCCAAGGACAAGCTCGACGGCTTCGTCCGGCCGCTGCTGGAGATCAGCCGGCAGCGGGTCGCCGAGGGCCGCGAGCCGCTGTTCCAGTCCCACATGTGGGACGGCTCCGCGGTGCCCCTGGAGGAGAACCTGCAGATCGCCCGTGAGCTGCTCGAGCAGTGCCGCCAGGCCAACGTCGTCCTCGAGATCGAGGTGGGGGTCGTCGGCGGCGAGGAGGACGGCGTGGTGGGCGAGATCAACGAGAAGCTCTACACCACGCCGGAGGACGCCATCGCCACCGTCGAGGCGCTCGGCACCGGCGAGAACGGCCGCTACCTCACCGCGCTGACCTTCGGCAACGTGCACGGCGTGTACAAGCCGGGCAACGTCAAGCTGCGCCCGGAGATCCTCAAGGCCGCGCAGGAGGCGGCCGGTGAGCGGACCGGTGTCGAGCGGCCGTTCGACCTCGTCTTCCACGGCGGGTCCGGCTCGACCGCCGAGGAGATCGCCACCGCCTGCGACTACGGCGTCGTCAAGATGAACGTCGACACCGACACCCAGTACGCCTTCACGCGGCCGGTCGCCGACCACATGTTCCGCAACTACGACGGCGTGCTGAAGGTCGACGGCGAGGTCGGCAACAAGAAGCAGTACGACCCGAGGGCGTGGGGCAAGGCCGCCGAGGCCGGTATGGCGGCCCGGGTCGTCGAGGCCTGCCAGCACCTGCGCTCGGCGGGCCGGCGGATGCGCTGA
- a CDS encoding ABC transporter ATP-binding protein: MSGPVLAACDLRRTYRTAAGDVHAVDGVTLEVPPGRLVVVRGRSGSGKTTLLNLLGGLDRPDAGRVLLGDRDLTAMDDAELVEVRRREVGYVFQSFGLLPVLSAAENVSVPLRLLRTDPAERDRRVAELLDLVGLAAHAAQRPAELSGGQQQRVAVARALAGEPRLLIADEPTGQLDSGTARQVLGLLRELVDQRGVSVVVATHDPALVDLADDVLELTDGRLAADPRVEGSR; this comes from the coding sequence GTGAGCGGGCCGGTCCTGGCCGCCTGCGACCTGCGCCGGACCTACCGGACCGCGGCCGGCGACGTGCACGCCGTCGACGGCGTCACGCTCGAGGTCCCGCCCGGTCGGCTGGTCGTCGTCCGGGGTCGGTCCGGGTCGGGCAAGACCACGCTGCTCAACCTGCTCGGCGGCCTGGACCGCCCGGACGCCGGACGGGTGCTGCTCGGTGACCGCGACCTCACGGCGATGGACGACGCCGAGCTCGTCGAGGTGCGGCGGCGCGAGGTCGGGTACGTGTTCCAGTCGTTCGGGCTGCTGCCGGTGCTGTCCGCGGCCGAGAACGTCTCCGTGCCGCTGCGGCTGCTGCGCACCGACCCGGCCGAACGGGACCGCCGCGTCGCCGAGCTGCTCGACCTGGTCGGCCTGGCCGCTCACGCGGCGCAGCGCCCGGCCGAGCTCTCCGGCGGGCAGCAGCAACGGGTGGCCGTGGCGCGGGCACTGGCCGGTGAGCCCCGGCTGCTGATCGCCGACGAGCCGACCGGCCAGCTCGACTCCGGCACCGCCCGTCAGGTGCTGGGCCTGCTGCGCGAGCTCGTCGACCAGCGCGGCGTCAGCGTCGTCGTCGCCACCCACGACCCCGCGCTCGTCGACCTCGCCGACGACGTCCTCGAGCTCACTGACGGCCGCCTTGCCGCCGATCCCCGTGTGGAAGGATCGCGGTGA
- a CDS encoding ABC transporter ATP-binding protein, with amino-acid sequence MTQARAGGWGAGAAIVCDNLVRIYTVPATRGEQRVEVVALQGLDLVVETGEVVALVGASGSGKSTLLGILSGLDEPTAGTARVGGHDLLGMGRRERVRYQRHTVGFVWQQTARNLLPHLTAVENVAMPMAFARVPARRRQRRALDLLDLLGVGAQGDRRPGQMSGGQQQRVAIAVALANSPEVLLADEPTGELDSVTSAEVLEAFRDANRELGVTVLLVTHDPLVSEHVGRTVAIRDGRTSSEVLRRVEVDEHGRERHVAEEFAVLDRAGRLQLPRDFIGALDLRDRVRLALEPDHVQVRPDTSGAAVDPDGPAVDPDGPRAGQQDDGPAGGADR; translated from the coding sequence ATGACACAGGCACGGGCCGGTGGCTGGGGCGCCGGGGCCGCCATCGTCTGCGACAACCTCGTGCGGATCTACACGGTCCCGGCCACCCGCGGCGAGCAGCGGGTGGAGGTTGTCGCCCTGCAGGGGCTGGACCTGGTCGTCGAGACCGGGGAGGTCGTCGCCCTCGTCGGGGCCTCCGGGTCCGGCAAGTCGACCCTGCTCGGGATCCTCTCCGGCCTCGACGAGCCGACCGCGGGGACTGCCCGGGTCGGCGGGCACGACCTGCTGGGGATGGGACGCCGCGAGCGGGTCCGGTACCAGCGGCACACCGTCGGGTTCGTCTGGCAGCAGACGGCGCGGAACCTGCTGCCCCACCTCACCGCGGTGGAGAACGTCGCGATGCCGATGGCGTTCGCCCGTGTGCCGGCCCGCCGGCGGCAGCGGCGCGCTCTCGACCTGCTCGACCTGCTCGGCGTCGGCGCCCAGGGCGACCGGCGCCCCGGGCAGATGTCCGGCGGTCAGCAGCAGCGGGTCGCGATCGCGGTCGCCCTGGCCAACTCCCCGGAGGTGCTGCTCGCCGACGAGCCGACCGGCGAGCTGGACTCCGTGACCTCCGCGGAGGTGCTCGAGGCGTTCCGGGACGCCAACCGCGAGCTCGGGGTCACCGTCCTGCTCGTCACCCACGACCCGCTGGTGTCCGAGCACGTCGGACGTACCGTCGCCATCCGGGACGGGCGCACCTCCTCGGAGGTGCTGCGGCGGGTCGAGGTCGACGAGCACGGTCGAGAGCGGCACGTCGCCGAGGAGTTCGCCGTTCTCGACCGCGCCGGGCGGCTGCAGCTGCCGCGAGACTTCATCGGCGCGCTGGACCTGCGCGACCGGGTCCGGCTGGCGCTGGAGCCGGACCACGTCCAGGTCCGTCCCGACACGTCAGGTGCCGCCGTCGACCCCGACGGTCCCGCTGTCGACCCCGACGGTCCCCGCGCCGGCCAGCAGGACGACGGGCCCGCGGGCGGAGCCGACCGGTGA